DNA sequence from the Methylomonas albis genome:
AAGTCGGCGACATGGACTTCGTACATCGCCATATTGTTGCGCAACGCGATCATCCGCAGTTTGGCGTCGGCGACATATTGGCTGTTGGGGTAGCGGCGGATCAATTCCTGGAAATTATCGTATGAGTCTTTGGCCGGACCGGGATCGCGTTGCGAAGAGTCGGTGGGCAAGAAGCGGTCGATAAAGCCGATGCCGCGGTTGTAATTGATCAGGCCTTTCAAATAATAGGCGTAATCGACGCTAGGGTTACGCGGGTGAATTTTGATGAAACGGTCGGCGGCAGCCAACGCTGCTTCCGGATCGTCGTTTTTGTAATAAGCGAAAGCAACGTTCAATTGCGCTTGGGCAGCGTAATCGCCAAACGGATACCGAGATTCCAACGCTTCGTAGAGGGTAACGGCTTTTTGGTAGTTTTTATTATCCAGCGCTTCCTTGGCTTTTTCATGAAACATCTTGTCATCCCAGCCGGCGTATTCTTCCTCCTTACTGGCGGAAGAATCCTTGCTCATGAAGGCTTCCAGGGTTTCGCAGCCTTGCAGCATCCAAGCCAGACTGGCGATAAAAACGGTTTTTACTAAAACTAATCGCATACGTTTATCAACACGTTGTAATATTGCGGGTTTTTTGCAGCTTTTGGCGGCGTTCTGACCGCGAGTATAACTTAAAAACGACTATGACGATATTGACGGCAAGGGTTCCAGAGGAACTGGCGGGTATGCGACTGGACCAATGTCTGGCCGAAGTGTTCCCCGATTATTCACGCAGCAAGCTGCAAACCTGGATCAAAGCCGGCCGGGTATTGGTGGACGGCGAAATCATGAAGGGCCGCGAAAAACTGGATGGCGGCGAGGAAATCGAGCTGGATGCCGAAGCCGAGCGCGTCATCGAATACGCACCGCAAGAAATCCCTCTGGACATCATTTACGAAGACGATTCCTTATTAATCGTCAACAAACCAGCCGGCTTGGTAGTGCATCCGGCAGTAGGCAACTGGGACGGCACGCTGGTGAATGCCTTGCTCAATCACGCCCCCAGCCTGGATACCCTGCCGCGCGCCGGCATCGTGCATCGCATCGATAAGGACACCAGCGGCTTGTTGATGGTGGCCAAAACTTTGCAGGCGCATAACAGTCTGGTCGAACAACTCCAGGAGCGCAGTATCCATCGCGAGTATTTGGCTCTGGTAAAGGGTTGGATGACCGCCGGCGGCACCGTCGACGAGCCAATAGGCCGCCATCCGGTGGACCGTAAACGCAACGCGGTGCGCCGCGATGGTAAGGAAGCGATTACCCACTACCGCCTCGAACAACGCTTCAAACGCCACACTCTGATTCGGGTCAAGCTGGAAACCGGCCGCACCCATCAAATTAGAGTGCATATGACCCACATCAATTATCCGCTGGTTGGCGATCAAGTTTACGGCGGCCGCTTCCAAATGCCAGCAGATTGCAACCCGGCGTTGGCCGAAGCCTTCCGTAATTTCAAACGTCAGGCCCTGCATGCGGCCAAACTGGGTCTGAAGCATCCGGAAACCGGTGAGTATTGCGAATGGGAGCAAACCATCCCCGAGGATATGCAAAACCTATTAAAACTACTGGGCGAAAATGAATTGGATCAAGCCTGATTGGCCGCTACCGGCGCATGTACATGCCGCCGTTACCCTGCGTACCGGCGGCGTCAGCGCCGGCGCTTACGCCAGTTTGAACCCGGCCAGCCACGTCAACGACGACCCACAGCACGTTAAAACTAACCGCTACATCATCAAAGACATGCTGCAACTGCCGTCCGAACCGATCTGGCTACAGCAAGTGCATGGGGTGCGGGTAGTGAATGCCGATGAAACCGAAAGTCTGGAAGAGGCCGACGCCAGCTTCGCCGATCAGCCCGGCACGGTTTGCGCGGTGCTGACTGCCGACTGTTTGCCGCTGCTGTTCTGTGGCGACAACGGCGAAGTAGTTGCCGCCGCTCACGCCGGCTGGCGTGGCTTGCAGGCCGGCATCATCGCCGAAACCCTGTATGCAATGAGCTGCCAAGATGTGCACGTCTGGCTGGGGCCGGCGATAGGGCCGGACAATTTCGAAGTTGGCGACGAAGTGAGGGAGGCTTTTATTAAGGACAACCCGATTGCCGCCGTGGCGTTTCGTGCTGGGCAGCCAGGTAAATGGCTGGCCGATATTTATCGGCTGGCACGAATTAAGCTGGCTGAACTGGGCGTCGAACAAGTCTATGGAGGCGGCTTGTGTACCGTTGCCGACCCACAACGCTTTTACTCGTACCGCCGCGACGGCGCGACCACTGGCCGCATGGCCAGTCTGATCTGGAGAGACTAATTTGACCGTATTATTGTCGATTATCCTGTTTACTGCGTTGGGCGGGGTGCTGAGCGTGCTGGCTGCCGCCGTGTTTTTACTGTTACCCGAGCACCAACAAAAACACGTTCTGCCGCATGGCATCAGCTTCGCGATAGGCGCTTTATTGACGGGCGCGTTTTGCGGCTTGATCCCGCATGCGTTCGAAGAAGTACCTGTCGAAGATATGTCTGCCCTCTCGGCGACGATTCTGGCCGGTATTCTGCTGTTTTTTGTATTGGAAAAACTGCTGGTCTGGCGGCATTGCCATTCCCACGCTTGCGAAGCTCACGGCGAAGAGTCGCATGACGACCATCAGCATAATCACGGTCATAACCATCCAGTGCAGCCAGTCGGCCACCGGCCGGCCGGCATGTTCATCATTTTGGGCGACAGTATCCATAACTTTGTCGATGGTGTGCTGATCGGCGCGGCGTTTTTGACTGACGTGCAATTGGGTATCGTCACCAGCTTGGCGGTGGCTGCGCACGAAATTCCACAAGAAGTCGGTGATTTCGCCATCCTACTGCATAGCGGTTACAAGCGCGGTGAAGCCTTGTTCTACAACATTCTTTCCAGTTTGAGCACGGTAGTTGGGGGTGTGTTGGCGTATTTCAGCTTGGGCGACCTGCATCACATCCTGCCCTACTTTTTAACTCTGGCCGCTTCCAGTTTTATCTACATTGCAGTTGCCGACT
Encoded proteins:
- a CDS encoding outer membrane protein assembly factor BamD, which encodes MRLVLVKTVFIASLAWMLQGCETLEAFMSKDSSASKEEEYAGWDDKMFHEKAKEALDNKNYQKAVTLYEALESRYPFGDYAAQAQLNVAFAYYKNDDPEAALAAADRFIKIHPRNPSVDYAYYLKGLINYNRGIGFIDRFLPTDSSQRDPGPAKDSYDNFQELIRRYPNSQYVADAKLRMIALRNNMAMYEVHVADFYMRRKAYVAAVNRANYIIKEYQRTPAVPFALQIMQDGYRQLGMDELAADAERIYTLNYPAGAPQANYKDEGAIQKVWDAMGLDK
- the rluD gene encoding 23S rRNA pseudouridine(1911/1915/1917) synthase RluD; translated protein: MTILTARVPEELAGMRLDQCLAEVFPDYSRSKLQTWIKAGRVLVDGEIMKGREKLDGGEEIELDAEAERVIEYAPQEIPLDIIYEDDSLLIVNKPAGLVVHPAVGNWDGTLVNALLNHAPSLDTLPRAGIVHRIDKDTSGLLMVAKTLQAHNSLVEQLQERSIHREYLALVKGWMTAGGTVDEPIGRHPVDRKRNAVRRDGKEAITHYRLEQRFKRHTLIRVKLETGRTHQIRVHMTHINYPLVGDQVYGGRFQMPADCNPALAEAFRNFKRQALHAAKLGLKHPETGEYCEWEQTIPEDMQNLLKLLGENELDQA
- the pgeF gene encoding peptidoglycan editing factor PgeF — its product is MNWIKPDWPLPAHVHAAVTLRTGGVSAGAYASLNPASHVNDDPQHVKTNRYIIKDMLQLPSEPIWLQQVHGVRVVNADETESLEEADASFADQPGTVCAVLTADCLPLLFCGDNGEVVAAAHAGWRGLQAGIIAETLYAMSCQDVHVWLGPAIGPDNFEVGDEVREAFIKDNPIAAVAFRAGQPGKWLADIYRLARIKLAELGVEQVYGGGLCTVADPQRFYSYRRDGATTGRMASLIWRD
- a CDS encoding ZIP family metal transporter, giving the protein MTVLLSIILFTALGGVLSVLAAAVFLLLPEHQQKHVLPHGISFAIGALLTGAFCGLIPHAFEEVPVEDMSALSATILAGILLFFVLEKLLVWRHCHSHACEAHGEESHDDHQHNHGHNHPVQPVGHRPAGMFIILGDSIHNFVDGVLIGAAFLTDVQLGIVTSLAVAAHEIPQEVGDFAILLHSGYKRGEALFYNILSSLSTVVGGVLAYFSLGDLHHILPYFLTLAASSFIYIAVADLIPSLHQKTDIKTSLQQIGFILAGVVLILVMQGIAHRFEGKIEGERVEQTGII